A genomic window from bacterium includes:
- a CDS encoding helix-turn-helix transcriptional regulator, protein MARLSRPWKELKQDLYRDPEFRKAYDELEPEFQLARAIIALRAAKGLTQEEMAERAEIKRPMLSRLEGAKDLPTLPTLARLAAAIGARVEVRFVDRKNRELRRIPPIRVGRKPVAETRKGSGNVRSHS, encoded by the coding sequence ATGGCAAGGCTCAGCCGCCCTTGGAAGGAACTGAAGCAGGATCTCTACCGGGACCCCGAGTTCCGGAAGGCTTACGATGAGCTGGAGCCCGAGTTCCAGCTTGCTCGGGCGATCATCGCACTTCGGGCCGCCAAGGGGCTAACCCAGGAAGAGATGGCTGAACGAGCCGAGATCAAGCGGCCGATGCTCAGCCGGCTCGAGGGCGCCAAGGACCTCCCTACGCTTCCTACGCTCGCTAGGCTGGCTGCCGCCATTGGAGCCAGAGTGGAGGTTCGCTTCGTCGACAGGAAGAACCGGGAGCTCAGACGTATCCCGCCGATTCGGGTCGGGCGCAAGCCTGTGGCCGAGACGAGAAAAGGGTCCGGCAATGTGCGCTCGCACTCATGA
- a CDS encoding RES family NAD+ phosphorylase, whose amino-acid sequence MAGLRPRRVEGVWHRFVAELHKDDADSDQGALEHGGRYNPRREYGALYLSESPAACRAEMLRRPGVRVRYWHARIKVRVAKALDLTDPSTRDKLCILREDLVSNEWGATQDLGRAARRAGFDALIVPSAAGNHHNLVVFTDLLADDETSVPEHVEPAPQEP is encoded by the coding sequence ATGGCCGGCCTGCGACCGCGGCGCGTTGAGGGAGTATGGCACCGTTTCGTCGCTGAGCTTCACAAGGACGACGCAGACAGCGATCAAGGCGCGCTCGAGCACGGCGGTCGCTACAACCCCCGTCGCGAGTACGGTGCCCTCTATCTCTCAGAGAGTCCGGCCGCGTGCCGGGCCGAGATGCTGCGGCGGCCTGGGGTGCGTGTGCGGTACTGGCATGCGCGCATCAAGGTCCGTGTCGCCAAGGCCTTGGACCTCACCGACCCGTCCACACGGGACAAGTTGTGTATCCTGCGGGAAGACCTTGTTTCCAACGAGTGGGGCGCCACGCAGGACCTCGGCCGCGCCGCGCGACGTGCTGGCTTCGACGCTCTGATCGTGCCGTCCGCCGCCGGCAACCACCACAACCTCGTGGTCTTCACGGATCTTCTGGCCGACGACGAGACTTCTGTGCCAGAGCATGTCGAACCCGCACCTCAAGAGCCGTAG